A section of the Flavobacterium sp. CG_23.5 genome encodes:
- a CDS encoding DUF1508 domain-containing protein, producing MGAFVISKRFNDEYKFVFTSRKGKIIFTSLSYELKFECEEDIEKLKENVDSADFLKFKSSNGKYYFKLMLKGCHLAISRKYTTSLRLQKGIDEIVRYGSIAEILDFSVNDFIFDD from the coding sequence ATGGGAGCCTTTGTAATTAGTAAAAGATTTAATGACGAGTATAAATTTGTTTTTACTTCCAGAAAGGGAAAGATTATTTTTACTAGTTTGAGTTACGAACTTAAGTTTGAGTGTGAGGAAGATATTGAGAAGTTAAAAGAGAATGTCGACTCAGCAGATTTTTTAAAGTTTAAATCTTCCAATGGCAAGTATTATTTTAAATTGATGCTTAAGGGATGTCATCTTGCTATCAGTAGAAAATATACCACTTCATTGAGGCTTCAAAAAGGAATAGATGAAATTGTTCGCTATGGATCAATAGCCGAAATTTTAGATTTTTCGGTAAATGATTTTATTTTCGATGATTAG